One Pieris brassicae chromosome 11, ilPieBrab1.1, whole genome shotgun sequence DNA window includes the following coding sequences:
- the LOC123715900 gene encoding bis(5'-nucleosyl)-tetraphosphatase [asymmetrical] encodes MSPTRAAGLVIYRYSNELIQFLLLQTSYGIHHWTPPKGHVDEGESDWETALRETQEEAGYIKDDLEIDQTTKKVLSYKVNGKPKEVIYWLAKLINPEAPVKLSDEHQDFKWLPLSQAQDLSGYDDMKQLLSEFYGIASSKLKQ; translated from the exons ATGTCGCCGACACGAGCTGCCGGTTTAGTTATATACAGATACTCTAATGAGCTAATACAGTTTCTTCTTTTACAAACCTCATATGGTATACATCATTGGACCCCACCTAAAG GCCATGTCGATGAAGGTGAATCTGACTGGGAGACAGCATTACGAGAGACACAAGAAGAAGCTGGTTACATAAAAGATGATTTAgag ATTGATCAAACCACAAAAAAAGTTCTCTCTTATAAAGTAAATGGAAAACCCAAAGAAGTGATATACTGGCtagcaaaattaattaacccAGAAGCACCTGTGAAACTTTCAGATGAACATCAAGATTTCAAATGGCTACCTTTATCACAAGCCCAAGACTTGTCAGGTTATGATGATATGAAACAGTTACTTTCCGAATTTTATGGAATAGCATCTAGTAAATTGAAACAATGA